A genome region from Camelina sativa cultivar DH55 chromosome 10, Cs, whole genome shotgun sequence includes the following:
- the LOC104718664 gene encoding disease resistance protein RPP5-like → MCNLQFLIVCDYGWGRKNEASRLYLPQGLVYLPRKLRLLIWNNFPLKSFPSNFKAEFLVELEMEDSKLEKLWEGTQALGSLKKINMRNSRYLKEIPDLSLAINLEKLYLFGCKSLLTLHSSIQYVIKLRRLNMGNCTKLESVPTHVNLKCWKSLEYLNLRGCIRLRNFPQISLYNSTGFFWSELILTLSYLEQASSSSRSRYDVFSSFSGDDVFSSHFKKELHHKSISTFMDHGIVRSRSIGTSLLSAIRESRISIVIFSKNYASSTWCLNELVEIHDQSCKTLLGRRSVIPIFYDVDPSEVRKQTGEFGEAFKLTCERRPEDKQRWIQALRDVASLAGEDYRNWPDEATMIAKISEDVSNNIITQWIFFDESVGLEAHIGNEFNIRKRRW, encoded by the exons ATGTGTAATCTCCAGTTTCTAATAGTTTGCGATTATGGCTGGGGGCGAAAGAACGAAGCCAGCAGATTGTATCTACCTCAGGGACTCGTTTATTTGCCCCGTAAACTCAGATTGCTAATCTGGAATAACTTTCCACTAAAGAGTTTTCCATCTAATTTTAAGGCCGAGTTTCTCGTTGAACTAGAAATGGAGGATAGTAAGCTTGAGAAGCTGTGGGAAGGAACTCAG GCACTTGGAAGCCTCAAGAAGATAAATATGCGTAATTCGAGATATTTGAAAGAAATTCCAGATCTATCTTTAGCCATAAACCTTGAGAAATTATATCTTTTTGGATGCAAGTCCTTGTTGACACTTCATTCCTCGATTCAGTATGTCATTAAACTTAGGAGGTTAAATATGGGGAATTGCACAAAGCTAGAGAGTGTTCCAACTCATGTCAACTTGAAATGCTGGAAGTCTCTAGAGTACCTCAATCTCAGAGGATGTATCCGGTTGAGAAATTTCCCTCAGATTTCGTTGTACAATTCAACCGGTTTCTTTTGGTCGGAATTAATATTAACCCTCAGTTATCTTGAGCa ggcgtcttcttcttctcgcagCAGATACGATGTTTTCTCAAGCTTCAGTGGGGACGATGTTTTCTCAAGCCATTTTAAGAAGGAGCTCCACCACAAATCAATCAGTACATTCATGGACCACGGGATCGTGAGAAGTCGCTCAATCGGCACTTCGCTTTTATCGGCGATTAGAGAATCGAGGATCTCAATCGTCATCTTCTCTAAGAACTACGCTTCTTCCACCTGGTGCTTAAATGAATTGGTGGAGATCCATGATCAGTCTTGTAAGACATTGTTAGGGAGAAGATCAGTCATTCCGATTTTCTACGACGTTGATCCTTCGGAAGTTAGAAAACAGACCGGTGAATTTGGCGAGGCCTTCAAATTGACATGCGAGCGCAGACCAGAGGACAAACAAAGATGGATACAAGCTCTCAGGGATGTAGCTAGTTTGGCTGGAGAGGATTATCGAAACTG GCCTGACGAAGCAACCATGATTGCAAAGATATCCGAAGATGTTTCAAATAACATTATTACACAATGGATTTTTTTTGACGAATCAGTCGGACTTGAAGCTCATATAGGTAACGAGTTCAATATCAGGAAGAGAAGATGGTAG
- the LOC104718662 gene encoding disease resistance protein RPP4-like isoform X1, giving the protein MASSCSRRYDVFPSFSGEDVRKSFLSHLLKELNRKSINTFIDHGIERSRPIAPELLSAIRGSRISIVVFSKKYAASTWCLNELVEIHHCSKELDQMVIPIFYNVDPSEVRKQSGEFGKVFEETCKGKSDDEKQRWIRALADVANMAGEDSRNWCDEANMIETIANDVSNKLITPPSSDFGDFVGVEAHLESLNLLLCLESEEARMVGIVGPSGIGKTTIARALFTQLSTQFHHCAFVAYKRTNRNDYCMKLCWEERFLSEILCQKDIKILHLGAVEQRLKNKKVLIILDDVDDLEMLKTLVGQTGWFGLGSRIIVITQDKRLLKAHSIDLIYEVEFPSKDLALQMFCRSAFGENSPPSDFMKLAGEVAVLAGNLPLGLTVLGSSLRGKDKEEWMEMLPRLQNGLDGKIEKTLRISYDELDGKDQDLFLYIACLFNGHKVNYIKNLLGDSVNTGIKMLADKSLIRITPPNKTVQMHNLLQKLGKEIVRSESIHNPGKRRFLVDAKDIIDVFTENTGTENVLGIYFNTSGINEPLVISEHSFKGMRNLQFIKIYKEWSGETSEGILDLPRGLVYFPRKLRLLHWDEYPLKCIPSNFRTEFLVKLTMENSKLEKLWEGIQPLRNLKKLRLDGSRKLKDIPNLSKAINLEKLNLWGCASLVTLPSSSIRNLIKLRKVTMEGCIKLETLPNDVILGSFDYLNLSGCLRLRSFPGISRNISGLILDGTAIEEEDSVSIENISGITNLDWSGCPMRCMPSNFHLEYLVELTMRDSKLERLWEGVQSLRNLVYMDLSGSENLKEVPDLSEAINLERLELNDCKSLVFFRSSIGNLNKLKVLRMSGCTRLESLPTDVNLVSLDYLNLSGSKRLRSFPRISRNISRLFLDGTAIEEDQDCFFIGEICGLTELFWSDCPMKYMPSTFHPEYLVELTMPGSKLVELWEGVQSLRNLRKMDLSRSENLKEIPNLSKATNLEYLDLTACKSLVILPSSIRNLNRLKKLSMKGCTRLEVLPNDVNLESLNHLDLSGCSQLRSFPQISTSISLLYLDYTSIEEVPSWIENFYGLTTLMMRGCQRLKNVSPNVFKLGSLTVVNFSDCGGVTALGSASMVATVQLNPRIIYLCGERFYSPYSILTVCAKNCESLQIVSHSFLNPMSGLELHNCFSLDQDTRELIVQSAFNYVILPGREVPTYFTHQAGGSSLDISLPQSSLSQQNLGFKACIMLEPPTDPNDRSGNIGVGWYFRGKSSVHHFYVDVDSCKVDHLVMFQFGFLVGDINDPPSELDYNRVEFEFFHHYNACSCIRCGANRCTQTCPLSLERIKGCGVRLFNVSPSPGGAARISETEYNQQSGEKCNIVETGRSKKRKLITSGTSEECLNLPDQIVADDTGLTAPNLELSLWQGEASARVSSRRKIMSSAVSSSNFHDDGASLSLSLSPSYPYMEEEVLCIDPMITECYEPKP; this is encoded by the exons ATGGCTTCATCTTGCAGTCGGAGATACGACGTTTTCCCAAGCTTCAGCGGCGAAGATGTCCGTAAATCATTCCTCAGCCATCTTCTCAAGGAGCTTAACCGCAAATCAATCAATACATTCATCGACCACGGGATCGAGAGAAGCCGCCCAATCGCCCCTGAGCTTTTATCGGCGATTAGAGGATCGAGGATCTCAATCGTCGTCTTCTCTAAGAAATATGCTGCTTCCACCTGGTGCTTGAATGAATTGGTTGAGATCCACCACTGTTCCAAGGAATTGGATCAAATGGTGATTCCAATTTTCTACAACGTTGATCCTTCGGAAGTTAGAAAACAGAGCGGTGAATTCGGAAAGGTCTTTGAAGAGACATGCAAGGGAAAATCAGATGATGAGAAACAAAGATGGATAAGAGCTCTCGCAGATGTGGCTAATATGGCTGGAGAGGATTCTCGAAACTG gtGTGATGAAGCCAACATGATTGAAACAATTGCCAATGATGTTTCCAATAAGCTCATAACACCACCATCGAGTgattttggtgattttgttGGTGTTGAAGCTCATTTAGAGAGCTTGAATTTATTGTTGTGCTTGGAATCTGAAGAAGCTAGAATGGTAGGGATTGTAGGACCCTCGGGGATTGGTAAGACTACCATTGCAAGAGCTTTGTTTACTCAACTCTCTACTCAATTCCACCATTGCGCTTTCGTAGCTTATAAAAGAACCAACCGAAACGACTATTGCATGAAGCTGTGCTGGGAAGAACGttttttatcagaaattttATGTCAAAAGGACATCAAGATTTTGCATTTAGGTGCGGTAGAACAAAGGCTAAAGAACAAGAAAGTTCTTATTATACTTGACGATGTGGATGATCTTGAGATGCTAAAGACCTTGGTGGGACAAACTGGATGGTTTGGATTAGGGAGCAGAATCATTGTGATCACTCAAGATAAGCGGCTTCTCAAGGCTCATAGTATTGACCTTATTTATGAGGTGGAGTTCCCATCTAAAGATCTGGCTCTGCAAATGTTTTGTCGATCTGCTTTTGGGGAAAACTCTCCTCCTAGTGATTTCATGAAGCTAGCTGGTGAAGTTGCAGTTCTTGCCGGAAATCTTCCTTTAGGTCTGACGGTCTTAGGTTCTTCTTTAAGAGGGAAGGATAAGGAGGAGTGGATGGAGATGCTGCCTAGGCTCCAAAATGGTCTAGAtggtaaaatagagaaaacattaAGAATTAGCTATGATGAGTTAGATGGCAAAGATCAAGACTTATTCCTTTACATTGCGTGTTTATTCAATGGTCACAAAGtcaattatatcaaaaacttgCTTGGAGATAGTGTTAACACTGGGATTAAAATGCTGGCTGACAAGTCCCTAATACGTATAACACCACCCAATAAAACAGTTCAGATGCACAACTTGCTACAGAAGTTGGGTAAAGAAATTGTTCGTTCAGAGTCTATTCACAATCCTGGAAAACGTCGATTCTTGGTGGATGCTAAGGATATTATTGATGTATTTACGGAAAACACT GGTACAGAAAATGTGTTAGGCATATATTTTAACACATCAGGAATCAATGAGCCATTGGTTATAAGTGAACATTCTTTCAAAGGAATGCGCAATCtccaatttataaaaatttacaaggaGTGGTCGGGGGAGACTAGTGAAGGCATATTGGATTTACCTCGAGGCCTTGTTTATTTTCCCCGTAAACTCAGATTGCTACATTGGGACGAATATCCATTGAAGTGTATACCTTCTAACTTTAGGACAGAGTTTTTGGTTAAACTAACAATGGAGAATAGCAAGCTTGAGAAGCTGTGGGAAGGAATCCAG CCACTTCGAAATCTCAAGAAGCTAAGATTGGACGGGTCTAGGAAGTTGAAAGATATTCCAAATCTTTCAAAGGCCATAAATCTCGAGAAACTGAATCTTTGGGGATGTGCATCTTTGGTTACACTTCCTTCCTCCTCTATTCGAAACCTCATTAAACTTAGGAAAGTGACCATGGAGGGATGCATAAAACTCGAGACTCTTCCAAATGACGTCATCTTGGGATCTTTTGATTACCTCAATCTCAGTGGATGCTTAAGGTTGAGAAGTTTTCCTGGGATTTCAAGAAACATCTCGGGGCTCATTCTTGATGGAACtgcaatagaagaagaagattctgtCAGCATTGAGAATATCTCTGGGATCACTAACCTTGATTGGAGTGGTTGTCCCATGAGATGTATGCCTTCTAACTTTCATCTAGAATATCTCGTTGAACTCACAATGAGAGATAGCAAACTTGAGAGGCTATGGGAAGGAGTCCAG TCGCTTAGAAACCTCGTGTATATGGATTTGTCAGGAAGTGAAAACCTGAAAGAAGTTCCAGATCTTTCAGAGGCCATTAATCTCGAGAGATTGGAACTCAACGACTgcaaaagtttggtttttttccgTTCCTCCATTGGGAATCTCAATAAACTCAAGGTGTTGCGCATGAGTGGATGTACAAGACTCGAGTCTCTTCCTACTGATGTCAACTTGGTATCTCTCGATTATCTTAACCTCAGTGGCAGCAAAAGGTTGAGAAGTTTTCCTCGGATTTCAAGGAACATATCAAGGCTCTTTCTAGATGGAACTGCCATAGAAGAGGACCAAGACTGTTTCTTTATTGGTGAAATATGTGGGCTCACTGAACTTTTTTGGAGTGACTGTCCAATGAAATATATGCCTTCTACTTTTCACCCAGAATATCTCGTTGAACTCACAATGCCAGGTAGCAAGCTTGTGGAGTTGTGGGAAGGAGTTCAG TCGCTTAGAAATCTCAGGAAGATGGATTTGTCAAGAAGTGAAAACCTGAAAGAAATCCCAAATCTTTCTAAGGCCACCAATCTCGAGTATTTGGATCTAACCGCATGCAAAAGTTTGGTGATTCTTCCTTCGTCAATTAGGAATCTCAACAGACTGAAGAAGCTGAGCATGAAAGGATGCACTAGGCTCGAGGTTCTTCCAAATGATGTTAACTTGGAATCTCTCAATCACCTCGATCTCAGTGGATGCTCACAGCTGAGAAGTTTTCCTCAGATTTCGACAAGCATTTCACTGCTCTATCTAGACTACACTTCCATTGAAGAAGTTCCTTCTTGGATTGAAAATTTCTATGGGCTCACTACTCTAATGATGCGTGGTTGCCAAAGGTTAAAAAACGTTTCTCCAAACGTTTTTAAATTGGGAAGTCTTACGGTGGTAAACTTTTCAGACTGTGGAGGAGTCACAGCATTAGGTAGTGCAAGTATGGTTGCAACAGTACAACTAAATCCTCgaataatatatttgtgtggCGAACGTTTTTACTCGCCGTATTCAATCTTAACAGTGTGTGCAAAGAATTGTGAATCGCTCCAGATTGTATCTCACTCCTTCCTCAATCCAATGAGTGGTCTTGAACTCCATAATTGCTTCAGTTTGGATCAAGATACGCGGGAACTCATCGTACAATCGGCTTTCAACTATGTCATCTTACCTGGTAGAGAAGTGCCGACATATTTCACGCATCAAGCTGGTGGCAGTTCCCTAGATATCTCTTTACCTcagagctctctctctcaacaaaaTTTGGGATTCAAGGCTTGCATCATGCTTGAACCTCCTACTGACCCCAATGATCGTTCTGGAAACATCGGAGTGGGGTGGTACTTCAGAGGCAAAAGCAGTGTACATCATTTTTACGTTGACGTGGACTCATGTAAGGTGGATCATCTGGTTATGTTCCAGTTTGGGTTCCTGGTAGGAGATATCAACGATCCTCCATCTGAGCTAGACTACAACCGTGTGGAATTTGAGTTCTTCCACCATTACAATGCTTGTTCTTGCATCAGATGTGGGGCTAACCGCTGCACACAAACGTGTCCCTTGTCGCTCGAGAGGATAAAAGGATGCGGTGTACGACTGTTTAATGTTTCTCCATCTCCAGGTGGTGCTGCTAGAATCTCTGAAACAGAGTACAACCAACAGTCCGGAGAAAAATGTAATATTGTAGAGACTGGGAGAAGTAAGAAGCGGAAGCTG ATTACATCAGGAACATCTGAAGAATGTTTGAACTTACCAGACCAAATAGTAGCAGACGACACAGGATTGACGGCTCCAAATCTGGAGCTTTCGTTATGGCAGGGAGAAGCTTCTGCCCGGGTTTCTTCTAGAAGGAAGATAATGTCGTCAGCAGTTTCTTCTAGCAACTTTCATGATGATGGAGCATCGTTGTCTCTTTCCCTTTCTCCTTCGTATCCATATATGGAGGAAGAAGTCTTGTGTATTGATCCCATGATAACTGAATGTTATGAGCCAAAGCCTTAG
- the LOC104718662 gene encoding protein SUPPRESSOR OF npr1-1, CONSTITUTIVE 1-like isoform X2, with the protein MASSCSRRYDVFPSFSGEDVRKSFLSHLLKELNRKSINTFIDHGIERSRPIAPELLSAIRGSRISIVVFSKKYAASTWCLNELVEIHHCSKELDQMVIPIFYNVDPSEVRKQSGEFGKVFEETCKGKSDDEKQRWIRALADVANMAGEDSRNWCDEANMIETIANDVSNKLITPPSSDFGDFVGVEAHLESLNLLLCLESEEARMVGIVGPSGIGKTTIARALFTQLSTQFHHCAFVAYKRTNRNDYCMKLCWEERFLSEILCQKDIKILHLGAVEQRLKNKKVLIILDDVDDLEMLKTLVGQTGWFGLGSRIIVITQDKRLLKAHSIDLIYEVEFPSKDLALQMFCRSAFGENSPPSDFMKLAGEVAVLAGNLPLGLTVLGSSLRGKDKEEWMEMLPRLQNGLDGKIEKTLRISYDELDGKDQDLFLYIACLFNGHKVNYIKNLLGDSVNTGIKMLADKSLIRITPPNKTVQMHNLLQKLGKEIVRSESIHNPGKRRFLVDAKDIIDVFTENTGTENVLGIYFNTSGINEPLVISEHSFKGMRNLQFIKIYKEWSGETSEGILDLPRGLVYFPRKLRLLHWDEYPLKCIPSNFRTEFLVKLTMENSKLEKLWEGIQPLRNLKKLRLDGSRKLKDIPNLSKAINLEKLNLWGCASLVTLPSSSIRNLIKLRKVTMEGCIKLETLPNDVILGSFDYLNLSGCLRLRSFPGISRNISGLILDGTAIEEEDSVSIENISGITNLDWSGCPMRCMPSNFHLEYLVELTMRDSKLERLWEGVQEVKT; encoded by the exons ATGGCTTCATCTTGCAGTCGGAGATACGACGTTTTCCCAAGCTTCAGCGGCGAAGATGTCCGTAAATCATTCCTCAGCCATCTTCTCAAGGAGCTTAACCGCAAATCAATCAATACATTCATCGACCACGGGATCGAGAGAAGCCGCCCAATCGCCCCTGAGCTTTTATCGGCGATTAGAGGATCGAGGATCTCAATCGTCGTCTTCTCTAAGAAATATGCTGCTTCCACCTGGTGCTTGAATGAATTGGTTGAGATCCACCACTGTTCCAAGGAATTGGATCAAATGGTGATTCCAATTTTCTACAACGTTGATCCTTCGGAAGTTAGAAAACAGAGCGGTGAATTCGGAAAGGTCTTTGAAGAGACATGCAAGGGAAAATCAGATGATGAGAAACAAAGATGGATAAGAGCTCTCGCAGATGTGGCTAATATGGCTGGAGAGGATTCTCGAAACTG gtGTGATGAAGCCAACATGATTGAAACAATTGCCAATGATGTTTCCAATAAGCTCATAACACCACCATCGAGTgattttggtgattttgttGGTGTTGAAGCTCATTTAGAGAGCTTGAATTTATTGTTGTGCTTGGAATCTGAAGAAGCTAGAATGGTAGGGATTGTAGGACCCTCGGGGATTGGTAAGACTACCATTGCAAGAGCTTTGTTTACTCAACTCTCTACTCAATTCCACCATTGCGCTTTCGTAGCTTATAAAAGAACCAACCGAAACGACTATTGCATGAAGCTGTGCTGGGAAGAACGttttttatcagaaattttATGTCAAAAGGACATCAAGATTTTGCATTTAGGTGCGGTAGAACAAAGGCTAAAGAACAAGAAAGTTCTTATTATACTTGACGATGTGGATGATCTTGAGATGCTAAAGACCTTGGTGGGACAAACTGGATGGTTTGGATTAGGGAGCAGAATCATTGTGATCACTCAAGATAAGCGGCTTCTCAAGGCTCATAGTATTGACCTTATTTATGAGGTGGAGTTCCCATCTAAAGATCTGGCTCTGCAAATGTTTTGTCGATCTGCTTTTGGGGAAAACTCTCCTCCTAGTGATTTCATGAAGCTAGCTGGTGAAGTTGCAGTTCTTGCCGGAAATCTTCCTTTAGGTCTGACGGTCTTAGGTTCTTCTTTAAGAGGGAAGGATAAGGAGGAGTGGATGGAGATGCTGCCTAGGCTCCAAAATGGTCTAGAtggtaaaatagagaaaacattaAGAATTAGCTATGATGAGTTAGATGGCAAAGATCAAGACTTATTCCTTTACATTGCGTGTTTATTCAATGGTCACAAAGtcaattatatcaaaaacttgCTTGGAGATAGTGTTAACACTGGGATTAAAATGCTGGCTGACAAGTCCCTAATACGTATAACACCACCCAATAAAACAGTTCAGATGCACAACTTGCTACAGAAGTTGGGTAAAGAAATTGTTCGTTCAGAGTCTATTCACAATCCTGGAAAACGTCGATTCTTGGTGGATGCTAAGGATATTATTGATGTATTTACGGAAAACACT GGTACAGAAAATGTGTTAGGCATATATTTTAACACATCAGGAATCAATGAGCCATTGGTTATAAGTGAACATTCTTTCAAAGGAATGCGCAATCtccaatttataaaaatttacaaggaGTGGTCGGGGGAGACTAGTGAAGGCATATTGGATTTACCTCGAGGCCTTGTTTATTTTCCCCGTAAACTCAGATTGCTACATTGGGACGAATATCCATTGAAGTGTATACCTTCTAACTTTAGGACAGAGTTTTTGGTTAAACTAACAATGGAGAATAGCAAGCTTGAGAAGCTGTGGGAAGGAATCCAG CCACTTCGAAATCTCAAGAAGCTAAGATTGGACGGGTCTAGGAAGTTGAAAGATATTCCAAATCTTTCAAAGGCCATAAATCTCGAGAAACTGAATCTTTGGGGATGTGCATCTTTGGTTACACTTCCTTCCTCCTCTATTCGAAACCTCATTAAACTTAGGAAAGTGACCATGGAGGGATGCATAAAACTCGAGACTCTTCCAAATGACGTCATCTTGGGATCTTTTGATTACCTCAATCTCAGTGGATGCTTAAGGTTGAGAAGTTTTCCTGGGATTTCAAGAAACATCTCGGGGCTCATTCTTGATGGAACtgcaatagaagaagaagattctgtCAGCATTGAGAATATCTCTGGGATCACTAACCTTGATTGGAGTGGTTGTCCCATGAGATGTATGCCTTCTAACTTTCATCTAGAATATCTCGTTGAACTCACAATGAGAGATAGCAAACTTGAGAGGCTATGGGAAGGAGTCCAG GAAGTGAAAACCTGA